In Allomuricauda ruestringensis DSM 13258, the following proteins share a genomic window:
- a CDS encoding cell division protein FtsQ/DivIB, with amino-acid sequence MRINWDYIKLAFLSVGVVALYGFADQRNQKRMVNNVSVKFIGDNNLYLTEDAVNKLLIQNYGPLKNRPKEQLVLNTIEEVILSNDMVKNAQVYLTVNGELVSKIVQRKPIGRIEGVSKFYLDDLGERMPLSKHHSARVPIITGKITGKTLEDAYVILDYINNDDFLRKNVIGIHIEDEGKYQLKFRMENFVVNLGGVDNLNKKFKNFMAFYAKAAKDNSLEDYATVSLEFNNQVVCTKI; translated from the coding sequence ATGCGCATTAATTGGGATTACATAAAATTGGCATTTTTGTCGGTTGGCGTAGTTGCGCTTTACGGTTTTGCCGATCAGAGAAACCAAAAACGAATGGTCAATAATGTCTCGGTTAAATTTATAGGGGACAACAATTTGTATTTGACTGAGGATGCGGTTAATAAATTGTTAATACAAAATTATGGACCCCTCAAGAATAGGCCCAAAGAACAGTTAGTTTTGAATACAATAGAGGAGGTTATACTATCCAACGATATGGTCAAAAACGCCCAGGTCTATCTTACTGTAAATGGGGAGCTTGTATCCAAGATTGTCCAGCGCAAACCAATTGGAAGAATAGAGGGTGTCTCCAAATTTTATTTGGATGATTTGGGTGAGCGTATGCCTTTATCCAAACATCATTCGGCAAGGGTCCCGATAATTACAGGTAAAATTACGGGGAAGACCCTTGAGGATGCCTATGTGATTTTGGACTATATCAACAATGATGATTTCTTGAGAAAGAATGTCATTGGGATTCATATTGAAGACGAAGGAAAATATCAGCTCAAATTCCGCATGGAAAACTTTGTAGTGAATTTGGGCGGAGTAGACAATTTGAACAAAAAGTTCAAAAATTTTATGGCCTTTTATGCAAAGGCGGCCAAGGACAACTCCTTGGAAGATTATGCAACAGTAAGTTTGGAATTCAACAATCAAGTGGTTTGCACCAAAATTTAA
- the ftsA gene encoding cell division protein FtsA, giving the protein MEQGNYSVGLDIGTTKIVAIIGRENEYGKIEVLGTGRSKSLGVHRGVVNNITQTISSIQQAVEQAELNSGLKIGSVVVGIAGQHIRSLHHSDYITRPNSEEVIDNDDLDKLCNQVYKLVMLPGEEIIHVLPQEYKVDGQSEIKEPVGMYGGRLEANFHVVVGQVSSIKNIGRCIKSAGLDLGNITLEPLASADAVLSQEEKEAGVALIDIGGGTTDLAIFKDGIIRHTSVIPFGGNVITEDIKEGCSIIEKQAELLKIKFGSAWPGENKENEIVSIPGLRGREPKEITLKNLSKIIHARVVEIVEQVYVEIKNYGHEEQKKKLIAGIVLTGGGSQLKHLKQLVEYITGMDTRIGYPNEHLAGDSDEEVASPLYATAVGLLMNSLEAKKKNHVVDQEEMHEDEVLVGQEHDMGAKTNVASHTERKSIFDKWSEKLKDFLDNAE; this is encoded by the coding sequence ATGGAACAAGGTAATTATTCAGTTGGGTTGGATATTGGAACTACCAAGATAGTAGCTATCATCGGTAGGGAAAATGAGTATGGAAAGATAGAGGTTTTGGGCACCGGACGATCTAAAAGTTTGGGTGTTCACCGTGGGGTGGTCAACAATATCACACAGACCATTTCGTCCATTCAACAGGCGGTGGAACAAGCCGAGTTGAATTCAGGCCTAAAAATCGGTTCTGTAGTGGTGGGTATTGCGGGTCAGCATATTCGAAGCCTGCACCACAGCGATTACATAACCCGACCCAATTCCGAAGAAGTAATAGATAACGATGACTTGGATAAGCTGTGCAACCAAGTGTACAAATTGGTAATGCTTCCCGGTGAGGAAATTATCCATGTGTTACCGCAAGAGTACAAAGTGGACGGGCAGTCCGAGATCAAGGAACCCGTGGGTATGTACGGCGGTCGATTGGAAGCCAACTTTCATGTAGTGGTAGGGCAAGTGTCATCCATAAAAAATATTGGAAGGTGCATCAAAAGTGCCGGATTGGATTTAGGAAACATCACTTTGGAACCCCTAGCCTCCGCAGATGCAGTTTTAAGTCAAGAAGAAAAAGAAGCCGGTGTTGCTTTGATCGATATAGGTGGTGGTACCACGGATCTTGCCATTTTCAAGGATGGTATCATCCGTCATACCTCCGTTATTCCATTTGGGGGCAATGTGATTACCGAAGATATTAAAGAAGGTTGCTCCATCATCGAGAAACAGGCCGAACTCTTGAAGATAAAGTTTGGTTCCGCTTGGCCGGGAGAGAACAAGGAAAACGAAATTGTCTCAATTCCAGGTTTAAGAGGTCGTGAACCCAAAGAAATCACCTTAAAAAACCTTTCCAAGATTATTCATGCCCGTGTGGTGGAGATTGTGGAGCAGGTTTATGTGGAGATAAAGAACTATGGGCACGAGGAACAGAAGAAAAAATTGATCGCAGGAATTGTCCTTACCGGTGGGGGAAGCCAACTGAAGCATTTAAAGCAGTTGGTGGAATACATTACCGGTATGGATACAAGAATCGGTTACCCCAATGAGCACCTTGCGGGCGATTCCGATGAGGAAGTTGCCAGTCCATTATACGCAACTGCTGTTGGATTGCTGATGAATTCCTTGGAGGCCAAAAAGAAAAACCACGTAGTGGATCAAGAAGAGATGCACGAAGATGAGGTTTTGGTAGGCCAAGAACACGATATGGGAGCCAAAACAAATGTGGCTTCGCATACGGAGAGAAAATCCATTTTTGACAAATGGTCAGAAAAGTTGAAGGACTTTTTGGACAATGCAGAATAA
- the ftsZ gene encoding cell division protein FtsZ: MSKNTEFDNIAFDLPKNKSNVIKVIGVGGGGSNAINHMFQAGINGVDFVICNTDAQALQNSSVSNKIQLGVTLTEGLGAGANPEVGEQAALESMEDLKGMLDNNTKMAFITAGMGGGTGTGAAPVIAKIAKEMDVLTVGIVTMPFQFEGAMRNKQAQIGIEKLRANVDSLIVINNNKLREVYGNLGFKAGFSKADEVLATAARGIAEVITHHYTQNIDLRDAKTVLSNSGTAIMGSAAASGSARATEAIMKALDSPLLNDNKINGAKNVLLLIVSGSQEITIDEIGEINDHIQIEAGHGANIIMGVGEDENLGEAIAVTVIATGFNVDQQDNIVNTESKKVFYTLEDEQTAEQDLTPEATSVQEVKVEKTPVSEPEPTPEPEPAVVKHTLEMEDEKEDASQKMEVKNPELIPTTNYIRNFNVFYEEVVAEPVEDDFVIIEAKNVINNIDVVDAEEVSSKSNEDQFTLSFDMPLNTQPEEEEDDKEHTVTFNLDDGVGDVEVNDYVEVKPVLEYKKEGETRYDLQEYMELENKLTGAKSKAETHEPKLVENELVFEKKTIKKAEGKSEGSGQNEETINNLDPMNSSISDILKDRADERRRKLKNFNYKFQNNRSSIDDIEKEPAYKRQGVDLNDVPKEQKVSRTSLGEDSNDDLQLRSNNSFLHDNVD, encoded by the coding sequence ATGAGTAAGAACACTGAATTTGACAATATAGCTTTTGATTTGCCCAAGAACAAAAGCAACGTAATTAAAGTTATAGGAGTAGGCGGCGGCGGAAGCAACGCTATCAATCACATGTTTCAGGCCGGTATCAATGGAGTGGATTTTGTAATCTGCAACACCGATGCGCAGGCTTTGCAGAACAGCTCAGTATCCAACAAAATTCAATTGGGAGTAACCTTAACCGAAGGATTGGGTGCTGGAGCCAACCCCGAGGTTGGAGAGCAGGCAGCTTTGGAAAGCATGGAGGATTTAAAGGGTATGCTGGATAACAATACCAAAATGGCATTTATTACCGCAGGAATGGGTGGAGGAACCGGTACTGGAGCAGCCCCTGTTATTGCTAAGATCGCCAAGGAAATGGATGTTCTTACGGTCGGTATTGTTACCATGCCGTTCCAGTTTGAAGGTGCCATGCGTAACAAACAAGCCCAGATTGGGATTGAGAAACTGCGCGCCAACGTAGATTCATTAATTGTTATCAACAACAACAAACTTAGAGAAGTATACGGTAATCTTGGGTTTAAGGCCGGTTTTTCTAAGGCGGATGAGGTATTGGCCACTGCGGCAAGAGGTATCGCAGAGGTAATTACTCACCACTACACACAAAATATTGACCTTAGGGATGCCAAGACGGTACTTTCCAATAGTGGAACGGCCATTATGGGGTCTGCGGCAGCTTCAGGCTCGGCAAGGGCTACCGAAGCTATTATGAAGGCACTGGATTCACCATTGTTGAACGATAACAAAATTAACGGAGCCAAAAACGTATTGTTGCTCATTGTTTCCGGTTCCCAAGAGATTACCATTGATGAAATCGGAGAAATCAACGATCATATCCAGATTGAGGCCGGTCATGGAGCCAACATCATTATGGGTGTAGGTGAAGATGAAAACCTAGGTGAAGCCATTGCTGTAACGGTGATTGCCACAGGTTTTAATGTGGATCAGCAGGATAACATTGTAAATACGGAGTCCAAAAAGGTATTTTACACCTTGGAAGATGAGCAAACAGCAGAACAAGATTTAACTCCTGAAGCTACATCGGTACAGGAAGTTAAAGTTGAAAAAACACCGGTTTCTGAACCAGAACCAACACCTGAACCAGAACCAGCGGTAGTGAAACATACATTGGAGATGGAGGATGAAAAAGAAGACGCCTCCCAAAAAATGGAGGTCAAGAATCCAGAATTGATCCCAACGACCAACTATATCCGAAATTTCAATGTGTTCTACGAAGAAGTGGTTGCCGAACCTGTAGAGGATGACTTTGTGATCATTGAAGCTAAAAATGTAATCAACAATATTGATGTTGTAGATGCTGAAGAAGTATCTTCAAAGAGTAATGAGGACCAGTTCACCTTAAGCTTTGATATGCCATTGAACACTCAGCCTGAAGAGGAAGAGGATGACAAAGAGCACACGGTAACCTTTAACTTGGATGATGGTGTAGGGGATGTGGAAGTGAACGATTATGTGGAAGTTAAGCCCGTTTTGGAATATAAAAAAGAAGGTGAGACCCGATACGACTTGCAAGAGTACATGGAGTTGGAAAACAAGTTGACGGGGGCCAAATCCAAAGCGGAAACCCATGAGCCAAAACTGGTGGAGAACGAACTGGTTTTTGAGAAGAAGACCATAAAGAAGGCTGAAGGAAAAAGTGAAGGTTCTGGACAAAACGAAGAGACCATCAATAATCTAGACCCAATGAACAGTTCCATCAGCGATATTTTAAAGGATCGTGCCGATGAGCGTAGAAGAAAGTTGAAAAACTTCAACTACAAGTTCCAGAACAATAGGAGCAGTATAGACGATATTGAAAAAGAGCCGGCCTATAAACGTCAGGGAGTGGACCTAAACGATGTTCCAAAAGAGCAAAAGGTATCAAGAACCTCTTTGGGCGAGGATAGCAACGATGATTTGCAGTTGCGTTCCAACAACTCTTTTTTGCACGATAATGTTGATTAG
- the mraY gene encoding phospho-N-acetylmuramoyl-pentapeptide-transferase, producing MLYYLFEFLEKQYQLPGAGLFQFLTFRAAMSVLLSLLIAMVYGKRIILFLQKKQIGESIRDLGLEGQKQKAGTPTMGGLIIIISTLLPVILFADIKNIYVILLIVTTIWMGIIGFIDDYIKTFKKDKQGLKGRFKVMGQVGLGLIVGLTLYFHPAVTIKEKDSTTITENFKVERVFGDETKAVRTNVPFFKDNELDYADFISWIGDGAEDYAWLIFIPVVILIVTAVSNGANLTDGIDGLAAGSSAIIVLTLGIFAWVSGNIQFSDYLDIFYLPRVGELVVFIAAFAGALVGFLWYNTYPAQVFMGDTGSLTIGGVIAVIAIIVRKELLIPILCGIFFAESLSVMLQVGYFKHTKKKYGEGKRIFLMAPLHHHYQKKSYHESKIVTRFWIIGIMLAIISIVTLKIR from the coding sequence ATGTTATACTACTTGTTCGAATTTTTAGAGAAACAATACCAACTGCCGGGCGCGGGACTTTTTCAGTTCCTTACGTTCAGGGCTGCCATGTCCGTATTGTTATCTCTATTGATTGCCATGGTCTACGGAAAGCGAATCATATTGTTCCTTCAGAAAAAGCAGATTGGGGAAAGCATCCGCGACCTTGGTTTGGAAGGACAGAAGCAAAAAGCGGGAACACCTACCATGGGAGGACTTATCATTATAATATCCACCTTATTACCGGTGATTTTGTTCGCTGATATCAAAAATATTTATGTCATCCTGTTGATTGTGACCACAATATGGATGGGTATCATCGGATTTATAGACGACTACATCAAAACCTTTAAAAAAGATAAGCAAGGTTTAAAGGGAAGGTTTAAAGTGATGGGGCAAGTTGGATTGGGTTTGATTGTTGGATTGACACTCTATTTTCACCCAGCGGTCACCATTAAAGAAAAGGATTCGACCACCATAACCGAAAATTTTAAAGTAGAAAGAGTATTTGGCGATGAGACCAAAGCGGTACGTACCAATGTTCCCTTTTTTAAGGACAACGAACTGGATTACGCAGATTTTATCTCATGGATTGGTGACGGGGCCGAAGATTATGCATGGCTCATTTTTATACCTGTGGTGATTTTGATTGTGACCGCAGTTTCCAACGGGGCCAATCTTACAGATGGAATTGATGGTCTTGCAGCTGGGTCGTCGGCCATAATAGTGCTGACTTTGGGAATTTTTGCATGGGTCTCGGGCAATATCCAGTTTTCCGACTATTTGGACATTTTCTATTTGCCGCGTGTGGGTGAGCTGGTTGTTTTTATAGCTGCCTTTGCTGGTGCCCTGGTCGGTTTTTTATGGTACAACACTTACCCGGCCCAAGTATTTATGGGAGATACCGGTAGTTTGACCATTGGTGGTGTTATTGCAGTTATTGCCATTATCGTAAGGAAAGAATTGTTGATTCCCATTCTATGCGGAATCTTCTTTGCGGAATCGCTGTCCGTAATGTTGCAGGTGGGCTATTTTAAGCACACGAAGAAGAAATATGGGGAAGGAAAGCGGATATTTTTGATGGCACCCCTACATCATCACTATCAGAAAAAATCGTATCACGAGAGCAAAATAGTGACCCGTTTTTGGATTATTGGAATTATGCTGGCAATCATCAGTATTGTCACTCTAAAGATTCGATAA
- the murC gene encoding UDP-N-acetylmuramate--L-alanine ligase, giving the protein MNLKDIHSVYFIGIGGIGMSALARYFKFVGKEVAGYDRTPTPITDGLMEKGISVHFEDNVDLISDTFKHPNTLVVYTPAVPSTHSEFQFYKNQGFNLKKRSEVLGIITKDSFCLAVAGTHGKTTTTCILAHLLKECGLPLTAFLGGISEDFNSNFVLDGTEYSVVEADEFDRSFLRLTPTVACVTSMDADHLDIYGTKEELEHSFREFVGKIKPNGKLFVRKGLPLEGITFGIEDGADYCIENIEIEHGAYIFDLITPSEVIKNVKFNKPGRHNLLNGLAAFAMAVQTGCSPKRLAKALGSFKGVQRRFSYQIKEKDFVFIDDYAHHPTEISAVHQAIREMHAGERVTVIFQPHLFSRTKDFVDDFAASLSDFDEVILLDIYPAREEPIEGVTSQWLLEKIENPNKKLISKSALLEEVKNCKSGVLVALGAGDIGLEVPKIKKELSYAH; this is encoded by the coding sequence GTGAATTTGAAAGATATACATAGCGTTTATTTTATTGGCATAGGAGGCATAGGTATGTCCGCCCTGGCACGCTATTTCAAATTTGTGGGCAAGGAGGTTGCTGGATACGATCGAACCCCGACACCCATTACCGATGGATTGATGGAAAAAGGTATTTCGGTCCATTTTGAAGACAATGTCGATTTGATTTCGGACACTTTCAAACATCCGAACACTTTGGTGGTGTACACGCCAGCCGTACCATCTACGCATTCGGAGTTTCAATTTTACAAAAACCAAGGATTCAATTTAAAAAAACGTTCCGAGGTATTGGGAATCATTACCAAAGATTCATTTTGCTTGGCCGTTGCGGGTACACACGGTAAAACCACCACTACCTGTATTTTGGCACATCTGCTCAAAGAATGTGGGTTGCCGTTGACTGCTTTCCTGGGCGGGATTTCGGAGGACTTCAACAGTAATTTTGTGTTGGACGGCACCGAATATTCGGTAGTAGAGGCTGATGAATTTGATCGCTCATTCCTTCGTTTGACCCCAACTGTGGCTTGTGTAACATCCATGGATGCCGATCACCTGGATATTTACGGAACCAAAGAAGAATTGGAACACTCCTTCAGGGAATTTGTGGGCAAGATCAAGCCCAATGGAAAATTGTTCGTGCGCAAAGGTCTTCCTTTGGAAGGCATCACCTTTGGCATTGAAGATGGCGCTGATTACTGCATAGAAAATATTGAAATTGAACACGGAGCCTACATATTTGACCTAATAACACCATCGGAGGTAATCAAGAACGTAAAGTTCAATAAGCCCGGAAGGCACAATTTACTCAATGGATTAGCTGCTTTTGCGATGGCGGTACAAACTGGCTGTTCGCCAAAACGACTTGCCAAAGCTTTGGGGAGTTTTAAAGGTGTTCAGCGTAGGTTCTCGTACCAGATAAAAGAAAAAGACTTTGTGTTTATCGATGATTACGCCCATCATCCAACAGAGATCAGTGCGGTGCATCAAGCTATACGGGAAATGCATGCAGGAGAGAGGGTGACTGTTATCTTTCAACCACACCTTTTTTCAAGAACAAAGGATTTTGTGGATGATTTTGCAGCGAGTCTTTCAGACTTTGATGAAGTCATCCTGCTGGATATTTACCCGGCACGGGAAGAACCGATTGAGGGAGTCACTTCTCAATGGTTATTGGAAAAAATAGAGAACCCCAATAAAAAGCTGATTTCAAAATCAGCATTGTTGGAAGAGGTAAAGAACTGCAAATCAGGAGTGCTGGTTGCTCTTGGTGCAGGGGATATTGGACTGGAAGTGCCTAAAATTAAAAAAGAATTGAGTTATGCGCATTAA
- a CDS encoding FtsW/RodA/SpoVE family cell cycle protein produces the protein MLAIFKNLKGDKAIWGVVALLALFSFLPVYSASTNLVYVNDDGTTLGHLVKHAVLLFLGFGIIYAVHKIPTHYFKGLSIIAMPIVILLLIYTLTVETRIGGVTANRWIKIPLVGVNFQTSTLAAVVLMIWIARYLTKIKDTKITFKESILPLWLPVALVVLLILPENFSTAAIICFMVLVLCFLGGYPLKYLFAMVATGIVFAGMFLFVLFKAPEVLPDRAGTWKSRIETFIHPEQADKDDLHQLTLAQIAVAEGGVVGKGAGKSVMKNMLSQSTSDFIFAIIIEEYGLLGGGALLFFYLLLLFRIVVVAHSSKTVFSKLLVIGVGLPIVFQAFINMAVVVQLFPVTGQPLPLISMGGTSIWMTCMAIGIVLSASNRKENLEEESHGIDETNPLEVLSGQI, from the coding sequence GTGTTGGCAATATTCAAAAATCTGAAAGGTGATAAAGCTATTTGGGGCGTAGTGGCCCTCTTGGCCCTTTTCTCATTTTTGCCAGTATACAGTGCCAGTACCAATTTGGTCTACGTGAATGATGATGGGACCACTTTGGGCCATTTGGTAAAACATGCTGTGCTCTTGTTCTTGGGCTTCGGTATTATTTATGCCGTGCACAAGATACCTACACATTATTTTAAAGGGCTGTCCATAATTGCCATGCCCATTGTGATATTGCTGTTGATTTACACACTGACCGTAGAAACACGTATTGGTGGAGTGACCGCAAACCGTTGGATTAAAATTCCTTTGGTTGGGGTAAACTTCCAAACATCAACTTTGGCAGCTGTGGTCTTGATGATTTGGATTGCCAGATATCTCACGAAGATCAAGGATACAAAAATCACGTTCAAGGAAAGTATTTTGCCACTTTGGTTACCTGTTGCCCTTGTAGTTCTGTTGATTTTGCCCGAAAACTTTTCAACTGCCGCCATCATTTGTTTTATGGTGTTGGTGCTGTGTTTTTTGGGGGGATACCCTTTAAAATATTTGTTCGCCATGGTGGCAACAGGAATTGTATTTGCAGGCATGTTTCTGTTTGTGCTCTTCAAGGCCCCCGAGGTGTTGCCGGACAGGGCGGGGACATGGAAATCACGGATAGAAACCTTTATTCACCCAGAGCAAGCGGATAAAGATGATTTGCACCAGTTGACCTTGGCGCAGATCGCCGTTGCCGAAGGTGGAGTGGTAGGCAAGGGAGCAGGAAAGAGTGTGATGAAGAACATGCTGTCCCAAAGTACGTCGGATTTCATTTTTGCCATTATCATAGAAGAATATGGTTTGTTGGGAGGAGGAGCATTGTTGTTTTTCTATCTGTTACTGTTATTTCGGATTGTGGTCGTGGCACACTCGTCCAAAACGGTTTTTTCAAAATTATTGGTGATAGGCGTGGGATTGCCGATCGTGTTCCAAGCTTTCATCAATATGGCGGTAGTGGTACAGTTGTTTCCGGTTACGGGGCAGCCGCTGCCTTTGATCAGTATGGGAGGAACCTCGATTTGGATGACCTGTATGGCTATTGGAATCGTACTGAGTGCGAGCAATAGAAAAGAAAATTTGGAGGAGGAATCCCACGGAATAGATGAAACGAATCCTTTAGAAGTATTAAGTGGACAGATATAG
- the murG gene encoding undecaprenyldiphospho-muramoylpentapeptide beta-N-acetylglucosaminyltransferase, translating to MDRYRFILSGGGTGGHIYPAVAIANELKKRYPDAEFLFVGAKDKMEMEKVPQAGFEIKGLWISGIQRKLTLKNLMFPFKLISSLLEARKIVKHFKPHVAIGTGGFASGPLLRMAESLGVPCVLQEQNSFAGITNKLLAGKAEKICVAYDGMERFFPKEKIVKTGNPIRTDLVDVKENKQEASNFFGLDGNKKTVLVLGGSLGARRINQLIEKELDFFAEQGLQVLWQCGKLYHEEYKKYDSGSVKVLAFVNRMDLAYAAADVIISRAGAGSVSELCLVGKSVIFIPSPNVAEDHQTQNAKALVAKDAAIMLRENELDTEFEKSFSGLMDSKEAQDKLGENIKKMAMPKATEHIVDEIEKLLK from the coding sequence GTGGACAGATATAGGTTTATACTTTCTGGAGGAGGAACGGGAGGACATATTTATCCTGCCGTGGCCATTGCGAACGAGCTGAAGAAAAGATATCCTGATGCAGAATTTTTGTTCGTTGGAGCCAAAGATAAAATGGAAATGGAAAAAGTGCCGCAAGCTGGATTTGAAATCAAGGGCTTGTGGATAAGTGGAATACAACGGAAACTGACATTGAAAAATCTCATGTTTCCATTTAAACTGATAAGTAGTTTGTTAGAAGCACGCAAAATAGTGAAACATTTTAAGCCTCATGTCGCCATTGGCACAGGAGGTTTTGCGAGCGGACCATTGTTGCGAATGGCCGAAAGCTTGGGCGTTCCCTGTGTGCTGCAAGAACAGAATTCCTTTGCGGGCATCACGAACAAACTATTGGCGGGAAAAGCGGAGAAAATTTGTGTGGCATACGATGGAATGGAACGCTTTTTTCCAAAGGAAAAGATTGTAAAAACCGGAAACCCCATCCGAACCGATTTGGTGGATGTAAAAGAAAACAAGCAAGAAGCGAGCAACTTTTTTGGACTAGATGGAAACAAAAAAACAGTTCTTGTTTTGGGGGGTAGCCTTGGGGCTCGAAGAATCAATCAATTGATTGAAAAAGAGCTCGATTTTTTTGCAGAACAAGGATTGCAAGTCCTTTGGCAATGTGGTAAGCTCTATCACGAAGAGTATAAGAAATACGATTCGGGGTCCGTAAAGGTATTGGCTTTTGTAAACCGAATGGATTTGGCATACGCGGCAGCAGATGTGATTATATCCAGAGCAGGCGCCGGTTCGGTTTCAGAACTCTGTTTGGTGGGCAAGTCGGTGATTTTTATCCCGTCGCCCAACGTGGCAGAAGATCATCAAACCCAAAATGCCAAAGCCTTGGTGGCCAAGGATGCAGCCATTATGTTACGGGAAAACGAGCTGGATACCGAATTTGAAAAAAGCTTTTCGGGTTTAATGGATTCGAAAGAGGCTCAGGATAAACTGGGAGAAAACATTAAAAAAATGGCCATGCCCAAGGCCACGGAACATATTGTGGATGAAATTGAAAAATTGTTGAAGTGA
- the murD gene encoding UDP-N-acetylmuramoyl-L-alanine--D-glutamate ligase, which produces MGRLVILGGGESGVGTAILGEQKGFEVFVSDKGDIKEEYKKVLEHFEIEWESGEHTEAKILNADLVMKSPGIPDTVPLVKKLVEKGVSVISEIEFASKYTDATLIGITGSNGKTTTTMLTNHLLKGGDLNVGMAGNIGDSYAKMVAEQDFDHYVLEISSFQLDGIVDFKPHIAVITNITPDHLDRYDYKFENYIASKFRIAINQDENDYLIYDADDEVIGDWLKKHPVQSKLIPFSVKRKLEEGAWLENKTIKIKLEHKTLEMSEDILALKGQHNVKNTMAASMAAMLVKVRKETIRQSIQSFQGVPHRLENVLKINHVEYINDSKATNVNATFYALDGIKKPIVWIAGGVDKGNDYSELMPLVREKVKAIICLGADNSKLKDAFGNVINLMVETYSMEEAVKVAYKIAERGDAVLLSPACASFDLFKSYEDRGDQFKNAIKNL; this is translated from the coding sequence ATGGGTCGATTGGTGATACTCGGAGGAGGAGAAAGTGGCGTTGGAACCGCCATTTTGGGGGAACAAAAAGGATTTGAAGTCTTTGTTTCGGACAAGGGCGACATAAAAGAAGAATACAAAAAAGTTCTTGAACATTTTGAGATTGAATGGGAGTCTGGCGAGCATACCGAAGCTAAAATTCTGAATGCTGACCTAGTGATGAAGAGTCCTGGGATTCCGGATACGGTTCCATTGGTAAAAAAACTTGTGGAAAAGGGTGTTTCGGTGATTTCGGAAATAGAGTTTGCATCAAAATATACAGATGCCACCCTAATCGGAATCACGGGAAGCAACGGAAAAACAACGACCACGATGTTAACGAACCATCTTTTAAAAGGTGGTGACTTGAACGTCGGAATGGCAGGAAACATTGGTGATAGCTATGCTAAAATGGTGGCAGAGCAAGATTTTGATCACTATGTGTTGGAAATAAGCAGCTTTCAGTTAGATGGTATTGTGGATTTTAAACCACATATCGCTGTGATTACCAACATAACACCAGATCATTTGGATAGATATGATTACAAGTTTGAGAATTATATCGCATCCAAATTCAGAATAGCCATAAATCAAGATGAAAACGATTACCTGATTTATGATGCCGATGATGAAGTAATCGGGGATTGGTTAAAAAAACATCCTGTTCAATCCAAATTAATTCCTTTTTCTGTAAAAAGAAAACTGGAAGAAGGGGCTTGGCTGGAAAACAAAACGATAAAAATAAAATTAGAACATAAAACCTTGGAAATGAGTGAAGATATTTTGGCCTTAAAAGGGCAGCACAACGTAAAGAACACAATGGCAGCTAGTATGGCAGCCATGCTGGTTAAGGTCAGAAAAGAGACAATCCGCCAGAGTATCCAATCTTTTCAGGGGGTACCCCACAGATTGGAAAATGTATTGAAGATCAACCATGTGGAATACATCAACGACTCTAAGGCAACCAACGTAAATGCCACTTTTTATGCTTTGGATGGCATTAAAAAGCCCATTGTTTGGATTGCAGGAGGGGTGGATAAAGGAAATGATTATTCCGAGTTGATGCCATTGGTAAGGGAAAAGGTAAAAGCCATTATTTGCTTGGGAGCGGATAATTCCAAGTTGAAGGATGCTTTCGGAAACGTCATCAACCTTATGGTCGAGACCTATTCCATGGAAGAAGCTGTAAAAGTGGCCTATAAGATTGCCGAGCGGGGAGACGCCGTTTTGTTGTCGCCCGCCTGTGCCAGTTTTGACCTTTTTAAAAGTTATGAGGATAGGGGAGATCAATTTAAAAACGCAATAAAAAATTTGTAA